The following are encoded together in the Sphaerodactylus townsendi isolate TG3544 linkage group LG14, MPM_Stown_v2.3, whole genome shotgun sequence genome:
- the N4BP1 gene encoding NEDD4-binding protein 1, translated as MATCSSSSSSTTAAPSEGRSPGGARPVLDEFTAPAKKSDFLERSRGGIERLFRVRLAVLGTLGGGAWEPLGVGRTPHDERRIWLSLLGDPESVRNAKEYIKGLCEPELEEREHYPKDMHCIFVGSQSLFLNCLIQDTCADISVAEIGVLSIKGSAEPVVMARSHIQQFVSLFKNNDSLLSSQEPEVKKQFKRLVEARADKYTMDLLILPSALKRELLSLARAEGHKAEDRIIDLTEADGWQELLPNETPKRHAVKCDFGTGQEEARNNAGTPVTELAKQMDTVFPQSPERHFVPINGLTSLEASGGKERQSCKRRSSESEERLPKKHFSLENKQEGQRVAGGTPGGVVVINLSASRRDKPEGPAPSPKEGDEISEEMEYKILVNFFKSMGYSPPIVEKVIGKHGPLAEPLLLLEEIVTESNKPSKEEEPAGQVTGTHAAKGRGSPSNRHRHDLGCHSEEPNKAEHRVGSFLEAQHKAKGTLRLPDGENRTALAGTQSPPRRDPCSRTHVNCCPEQSRVLPKSALESDGHVTAHDKSQGLVQERKPKDATLVARGTSETSRQPVQKEAAVAQTCADLLAVKHDQKGWCNPLQPRARQLPPPKADLPERLAPSPENRPGLPYSHHADPSVTGVQRFLESLKIPYKLELKNEPGRAHLKHVIIDGSNVAISHGLNRFFSCRGIAIAVEYFWKRGHRSITVFVPQWRTRRDSATTEQHFLTELQDVGILALTPSRVVLGARIASHDDRFLLHLAERTDGVIVTNDNLREFVDESTSWREIIQRRLLQYTFVGDIFMVPDDPMGRNGPRLESFLQDESRVRTVSSHIGLASGGLPPGTPLFPVPPNGGEPPATVSLSSLLPAFTAFPSPPVPHAAVPPLPRSAAETTYLKEALKRIFPTSEQRAKIEEILAQHPHMRDLNALSAMVLDLG; from the exons ATGGcgacctgcagcagcagcagcagcagcaccaccgcGGCGCCGTCGGAGGGTCGCAGCCCAGGCGGGGCCCGGCCGGTGCTGGACGAGTTCACCGCCCCGGCGAAGAAGAGCGACTTCCTAGAGCGGAGCCGCGGCGGCATCGAGCGTCTCTTCCGGGTGCGCCTCGCCGTCCTGGGGACGCTGGGCGGCGGAGCCTGGGAGCCCCTGGGAGTCGGGCGGACCCCGCACGACGAGCGCCGGATCTGGCTCAGCCTCCTTGGAGACCCGGAGAGCGTGCGGAACGCTAAG GAATACATCAAAGGACTGTGCGAACCTGAATTAGAAGAGAGGGAGCACTATCCCAAAGACATGCACTGTATTTTTGTCGGCTCCCAGAGCCTCTTCTTGAATTGCCTCATTCAGGACACCTGTGCCGATATCAGCGTTGCAGAGATAGGGGTGCTGAGTATCAAAGGCAGTGCTGAGCCTGTGGTCATGGCCAGAAGCCACATCCAGCAGTTTGTGAGCCTCTTCAAAAATAACGACAGCCTACTGAGCAGCCAAGAGCCCGAAGTCAAGAAGCAGTTCAAACGCCTCGTGGAGGCCCGTGCAGATAAGTACACGATGGATCTGTTGATCTTGCCGAGCGCGCTCAAAAGAGAACTGCTCAGCCTTGCAAGGGCCGAGGGCCACAAAGCGGAAGACAGAATCATAGATCTTACTGAGGCCGACGGGTGGCAGGAACTCCTCCCAAACGAAACTCCGAAACGGCACGCGGTAAAATGCGATTTCGGAACCGGGCAGGAGGAAGCGCGGAACAACGCAGGCACTCCGGTCACCGAGCTAGCGAAGCAAATGGACACGGTCTTCCCTCAGAGCCCCGAAAGGCACTTTGTGCCCATAAATGGCCTGACTTCGCTGGAGGCATCTGGAGGCAAAGAGAGGCAGTCGTGTAAAAGGAGGTCCTCGGAATCTGAGGAGCGGCTTCCcaagaaacatttttctttggaAAACAAGCAGGAGGGCCAGCGGGTGGCGGGCGGCACGCCGGGCGGCGTGGTGGTGATCAACTTGTCCGCCAGCAGGAGGGACAAGCCTGAGGGGCCCGCCCCGTCCCCTAAAGAAGGCGACGAGATCAGCGAGGAAATGGAATACAAGATCCTGGTCAACTTTTTCAAAAGCATGGGCTACTCGCCGCCGATTGTGGAGAAGGTGATCGGCAAGCACGGGCCGCTGGCAGAGCCCCTCCTGCTTCTGGAAGAAATTGTTACAGAAAGCAACAAGCCCTCGAAAGAGGAAGAGCCGGCTGGCCAGGTGACCGGAACGCACGCTGCGAAAGGTAGAGGCAGCCCCAGCAACAGACACCGCCACGACCTGGGCTGTCATTCGGAAGAGCCAAACAAGGCAGAACACCGAGTGGGCTCTTTTCTGGAGGCCCAGCACAAGGCTAAAGGCACACTGCGCTTGCCAGACGGTGAAAATAGAACGGCTCTTGCTGGCACCCAAAGCCCACCGCGCAGAGATCCCTGCAGTCGCACACACGTTAATTGTTGTCCCGAACAGTCTCGTGTCCTGCCAAAAAGTGCGCTAGAAAGCGATGGTCATGTGACTGCACATGACAAATCTCAGGGGTTAGTGCAAGAGAGGAAACCAAAGGACGCCACCTTGGTCGCGAGAGGGACTTCCGAGACCTCCCGCCAGCCAGTTCAGAAAGAAGCTGCGGTGGCTCAAACATGTGCTGATCTGTTGGCCGTGAAGCACGATCAGAAGGGCTGGTGTAACCCTTTGCAGCCCAGAGCGAGACAGTTGCCTCCTCCAAAAGCGGACCTTCCTGAACGTCTTGCTCCTTCTCCAGAAAACAGACCGGGGCTGCCGTACAGTCATCATGCCGATCCTTCCGTCACTGGGGTTCAGAGGTTCCTGGAATCTTTGAAAATCCCTTACAAGCTGGAACTGAAAAATGAGCCGGGCAGAGCTCACTTAAAGCACGTTATAATAGACGGCAGCAACGTAGCGATCTC TCATGGTCTAAACAGGTTCTTCTCGTGTCGGGGGATTGCAATTGCTGTTGAATATTTCTGGAAACGTGGCCACCGAAGCATCACTGTGTTTGTCCCGCAGTGGCGCACGCGGCGAGATTCTGCCACCACAG AACAGCACTTCTTAACCGAGCTGCAGGATGTCGGTATTTTGGCCCTCACCCCTTCCAGGGTAGTCTTGGGAGCCCGGATCGCATCTCACGATGACAG GTTTTTGCTTCATCTTGCTGAGAGAACTGACGGAGTGATTGTTACCAATGATAATCTCAGAGAATTTGTGGATGAATCAACATCCTGGAGGGAAATTATTCAAAGGAG ACTCCTGCAATACACCTTTGTCGGGGACATCTTCATGGTTCCTGATGATCCAATGGGGCGGAATGGACCACGATTAGAAAGCTTCCTTCAAGACGAGTCCCGTGTCAG GACCGTTTCATCACACATCGGCCTGGCAAGTGGAGGACTTCCTCCTGGGACACCTCTCTTCCCGGTGCCGCCCAATGGTGGCGAACCACCAGCAACTGTCTCATTATCTAGCCTCTTACCTGCCTTCACTGCGTTCCCGTCACCTCCTGTGCCTCACGCAGCTGTTCCCCCGCTTCCGAGATCCGCCGCAGAAACAACCTACTTGAAAGAAGCTTTGAAAAGAATCTTCCCTACCTCAGAGCAGAGGGCCAAGATTGAGGAAATCCTCGCTCAGCATCCACACATGAGAGACCTGAACGCACTTTCTGCCATGGTGCTTGATTTAGGGTGA